The Chloroflexaceae bacterium genome contains a region encoding:
- a CDS encoding glycosyltransferase family 2 protein yields MTSVTPLVSVIIPTFNRADLLPQTIESCLAQTYRNLEVIVVDDGSTDATAEVVARYGPKVIYVKQDRQGVGRARRRGVQQASGEYITFLDSDDLMLPTKIERQAQVLAEHPEVGLCHGWYYAIDEHGRKLDLMTDIPETDVLTELICRCFIWSGAPLVRRASLEALGVCGAAWERGIYDWDLWLHIALAGHRFFCIRAPLGAYRIHASALSSNIQVVARRIFGILDRVYDDPRTPAALHPVKERAYATWHTWFAFRSYAACAWEAAQRHLTLALASAESPIAHPAALARQIAYHAVNGRSADPLKYLDDVFAHLPPQVEGVQAYHRQVRAYVHQVLALRLYRFGNCIAASEHLAQAIKLDPDLITQPDRFMDQVIYHAVHLSDDAAEAYINRVMQNLPPEANALHSLHVPLLERLGGWAYLEQARGDYVAGVFPAARAYFMHTLAREPTLAANPEAFAHALVQQALRLPDPEGYARWVLANLPPSLAGLSACQARILGILSLKRAFDSYALGQRAETLANAFRAIRYLPSSIANRGVIAIIARSLLPELR; encoded by the coding sequence ATGACCAGCGTGACGCCCCTTGTGTCGGTCATTATTCCCACCTTCAATCGCGCCGACCTGCTTCCACAAACGATCGAGAGTTGCCTGGCGCAGACGTATCGCAACCTCGAGGTGATTGTCGTGGATGATGGCTCTACCGATGCGACCGCTGAGGTCGTGGCTCGCTATGGCCCGAAGGTTATCTATGTAAAGCAAGACCGGCAGGGTGTGGGGCGCGCCCGCCGGCGCGGGGTGCAACAGGCATCGGGCGAGTACATCACCTTTCTCGACAGCGATGACCTGATGTTGCCGACCAAGATCGAACGGCAGGCTCAGGTGCTCGCCGAACACCCTGAGGTGGGCCTGTGTCATGGGTGGTACTATGCCATTGATGAACACGGCCGGAAACTAGACCTCATGACCGACATTCCAGAGACCGATGTGCTTACCGAACTGATCTGCCGGTGCTTCATCTGGTCCGGAGCGCCCCTGGTGCGCCGGGCGTCGCTTGAGGCACTGGGTGTCTGCGGCGCCGCCTGGGAGCGGGGAATCTACGACTGGGATCTCTGGTTGCACATAGCCCTGGCAGGGCACCGGTTCTTCTGCATTCGCGCGCCGCTCGGCGCGTACCGGATCCATGCCAGCGCCCTCTCGTCAAATATCCAGGTCGTGGCCCGGCGCATCTTCGGCATCCTGGACAGAGTATACGACGACCCTCGTACTCCAGCCGCGTTGCACCCCGTTAAGGAGCGCGCCTATGCGACATGGCACACCTGGTTCGCTTTCCGCTCCTACGCCGCCTGCGCCTGGGAAGCAGCGCAACGCCACCTGACGCTGGCGCTGGCTTCCGCAGAATCGCCGATAGCGCACCCAGCCGCGCTTGCCCGGCAGATCGCTTATCACGCCGTGAATGGACGGAGCGCCGATCCGCTCAAGTATCTCGATGACGTATTCGCCCATCTTCCCCCGCAGGTCGAAGGGGTGCAGGCGTACCACAGGCAGGTCCGGGCGTATGTCCACCAGGTCCTTGCCCTGCGCCTGTATCGCTTTGGCAACTGTATTGCCGCCAGTGAACATCTGGCGCAGGCCATAAAACTGGACCCCGATTTGATTACGCAGCCTGATCGTTTCATGGATCAGGTTATATATCATGCTGTGCATCTGTCAGATGATGCAGCAGAGGCGTATATCAACCGGGTGATGCAGAATCTGCCTCCTGAAGCCAATGCGCTGCACTCTCTGCATGTGCCGTTGTTGGAACGGCTGGGCGGCTGGGCGTATCTGGAGCAGGCGCGCGGAGATTATGTCGCTGGCGTTTTTCCTGCTGCCAGAGCTTACTTTATGCATACGCTGGCTCGCGAACCAACCCTCGCCGCCAATCCTGAGGCGTTCGCCCATGCCCTGGTTCAACAGGCCCTTCGCCTGCCCGACCCCGAAGGCTATGCACGATGGGTCCTGGCCAACCTGCCGCCATCCCTGGCCGGTTTGAGCGCCTGTCAGGCGCGGATTCTGGGCATCCTCAGCCTGAAACGCGCCTTCGATAGCTATGCCCTCGGACAACGCGCCGAAACGCTCGCCAACGCCTTCAGAGCGATACGTTACCTTCCGTCGAGCATTGCCAACCGCGGGGTCATCGCCATCATCGCGCGGTCGCTCCTGCCAGAATTACGATAA
- a CDS encoding polysaccharide ABC transporter ATP-binding protein, which yields MRLIEFNRVSKAYRLGMGQTTLREALARQAQRLMRRHGLAHDQHLFWALNEVSFQVEQGEIVGIIGHNGAGKSTILKLLSRVTFPTRGQITTRGRMAALIELGAGFHPDLTGRENIYLNGIIMGLKRREIDAQFANIVEFAGLEQFIDTPVKRYSSGMYLRLAFAVAAHVHADLILVDEVLSVGDAAFQQRCLTKMHQLHRDGATIVFVSHNLWSVSTFCTRALLLRGGQIQADGHPVEVIQMYRQQDREAALSRLRNQLADSATGSGTEDDAQSIGFVVKSELLNAWEQPEQAFGPDEALMLRISYVAPQPLETPAFVVQIRRADGVVCCFLKSPADEMRQGIYGEGSVVLWIDPLQLAPDMYMIEVRLEDHRRALVYATDTSGIFYVKGYLHGAEVAGVFQPHVRWSHSSHASHSLSAGPHALGEEQ from the coding sequence ATGCGCCTGATCGAGTTCAACCGGGTTTCAAAGGCCTACCGTCTTGGGATGGGACAAACCACTCTGCGCGAGGCGCTGGCCCGTCAGGCGCAACGCTTGATGCGCAGACACGGCCTCGCGCACGACCAGCACCTGTTCTGGGCGCTCAATGAGGTGAGTTTTCAGGTTGAACAGGGCGAGATTGTGGGGATCATCGGCCACAACGGCGCCGGCAAGAGCACCATCCTGAAGCTCCTCTCGCGCGTTACCTTCCCCACCAGAGGCCAGATCACGACACGTGGACGGATGGCCGCGCTGATCGAACTGGGCGCAGGCTTCCACCCCGATCTCACCGGTCGTGAAAACATCTACCTGAATGGCATCATTATGGGGCTAAAAAGGCGCGAGATTGACGCCCAGTTTGCGAACATCGTCGAGTTTGCCGGTCTGGAACAGTTCATTGATACACCGGTGAAACGCTACTCCTCCGGAATGTATTTGCGCCTGGCCTTTGCCGTGGCAGCCCATGTGCACGCGGATCTGATCCTCGTTGATGAGGTGTTGTCCGTGGGCGACGCAGCCTTCCAACAACGCTGCCTGACCAAGATGCATCAACTGCACCGCGATGGGGCTACCATCGTCTTCGTCTCCCATAACCTGTGGAGCGTCAGCACGTTCTGCACCCGGGCGCTGTTGCTGCGCGGAGGCCAGATCCAGGCCGATGGCCATCCGGTCGAAGTGATCCAGATGTACCGGCAACAGGACCGGGAAGCAGCGCTCTCGCGGCTGCGGAACCAGCTCGCCGACAGCGCCACGGGCAGCGGCACGGAGGACGATGCCCAGAGCATCGGCTTTGTTGTCAAAAGCGAACTGCTGAATGCCTGGGAACAGCCAGAACAGGCTTTTGGTCCTGATGAGGCGTTGATGTTGCGCATCAGCTATGTCGCTCCCCAACCGTTGGAGACACCGGCTTTCGTCGTGCAGATCCGGCGCGCCGATGGGGTGGTCTGCTGCTTTCTCAAAAGCCCCGCAGACGAAATGCGCCAGGGGATATACGGCGAAGGCAGCGTGGTCCTGTGGATCGATCCGCTGCAACTCGCGCCGGATATGTACATGATCGAAGTTCGTCTTGAAGACCACCGGCGGGCGCTGGTGTACGCCACCGATACAAGCGGCATCTTTTACGTGAAGGGCTACCTTCACGGCGCCGAAGTTGCCGGCGTGTTCCAGCCCCACGTTCGATGGTCACACTCGAGCCACGCAAGCCATTCACTATCGGCAGGTCCCCATGCGCTCGGAGAAGAGCAATGA
- a CDS encoding ABC transporter permease translates to MLNHLRELASARELLYIWTLRDFKVRYSQSLLGAAWAILQPLSLMIVFSLIFALFIHVPTDGVPYPAFAYSALLVWTFFANSLTMAMPSLINNINLVSKIYFPREILPIAANLVSMVDFAIAAVIFAPLMIVYKIAVGWTIIFLPLLLTIQVLFTVGISLAAAAINVFYRDVRFIIPLALQIWMYLSPVIYPTSLVPERLQFFYFLNPMATLIESYRRIIFFNQPPDWFYLSITIAITTVVVLISYWYFKRVECLFADLI, encoded by the coding sequence ATGCTGAACCATTTGCGAGAACTCGCCAGCGCCCGCGAACTGCTTTACATCTGGACGCTCCGCGATTTCAAGGTGCGCTACAGCCAGTCGCTGCTTGGCGCGGCATGGGCCATTCTGCAACCTCTGTCGCTGATGATCGTCTTCAGTCTGATCTTCGCCCTGTTTATCCATGTCCCAACCGACGGCGTGCCCTACCCGGCGTTCGCCTATAGCGCCCTGCTGGTCTGGACCTTTTTCGCCAATTCTCTGACTATGGCGATGCCAAGCCTGATAAACAACATCAATCTGGTGAGTAAAATCTATTTTCCGCGCGAAATTCTGCCCATAGCTGCGAATCTCGTCTCAATGGTAGACTTCGCGATCGCCGCGGTGATCTTTGCCCCGCTGATGATCGTATACAAGATTGCAGTCGGCTGGACGATTATCTTCCTGCCACTGTTGCTCACCATTCAGGTGCTCTTTACCGTGGGCATAAGTCTGGCCGCCGCGGCGATCAATGTATTTTACCGTGATGTACGGTTCATTATTCCGCTGGCATTACAGATCTGGATGTATCTCTCGCCCGTTATCTATCCAACGAGCCTTGTACCGGAACGTTTACAGTTCTTCTACTTCTTGAACCCTATGGCAACCCTGATTGAGAGTTACCGCCGGATCATCTTCTTTAATCAACCTCCCGACTGGTTCTACCTGAGCATCACCATCGCGATCACCACCGTAGTCGTCCTGATTTCGTACTGGTATTTTAAGCGAGTAGAGTGTCTGTTTGCGGATCTGATCTAG
- a CDS encoding glycosyltransferase has product MRSLPSISVIIGVYNGAEMIGKCLESLLEQNYPRHLYDVIVVENGSHDNTIDVVRRYPVRLYQNPVRGLAAARNYGLERSDAEIIATTDADCVAHPAWLQELVKPYADPAVGGVGGYIGAYVHSERTIVEMFLDEYAPLVNFISGEHEFLPHLYGANASYRRELLLQIGGYNERLITAEDVDVSWRIQLQTGARLVYAEQAIIYHHHRTTEQGLARLYQHYGFGEILLDTLYRKYTGYPRDLRFQCQRIMGQMAALPRYMLSMLVRQWRLMRGAISPYEAEVPRLWLVIEWSNILGKLRALRATRLMRTAEPILAMDRGALIRELYGTIRE; this is encoded by the coding sequence ATGAGATCACTTCCAAGCATCAGTGTCATTATCGGCGTGTATAACGGCGCCGAGATGATAGGGAAGTGTTTAGAGAGCCTCTTAGAGCAGAATTATCCGCGGCATTTATATGACGTTATCGTAGTAGAAAATGGCTCGCATGACAATACCATAGATGTTGTCCGGCGCTATCCGGTGCGGCTCTACCAGAACCCGGTGCGTGGCCTGGCGGCAGCCCGCAACTATGGCCTGGAGAGAAGCGACGCCGAGATTATCGCCACGACCGACGCTGATTGTGTGGCCCATCCGGCCTGGCTCCAGGAACTGGTCAAGCCATACGCCGACCCGGCGGTGGGTGGAGTTGGAGGTTATATTGGCGCTTACGTCCACAGCGAGCGTACCATTGTCGAGATGTTCCTGGACGAATATGCTCCGCTGGTCAATTTCATTAGCGGGGAGCACGAGTTCTTGCCGCATCTATACGGAGCCAATGCCTCGTATCGCCGGGAACTCTTATTGCAGATCGGCGGGTATAACGAGCGACTGATCACCGCTGAAGACGTTGATGTCTCCTGGCGGATCCAGCTCCAAACAGGGGCGCGTCTGGTATACGCCGAGCAGGCCATCATCTATCACCATCACCGGACGACCGAGCAGGGGCTGGCGCGCCTCTATCAGCACTACGGGTTCGGCGAGATCCTCCTCGACACGCTGTATCGCAAGTACACCGGGTACCCTCGCGATCTACGGTTTCAATGCCAGCGTATTATGGGCCAGATGGCGGCGCTCCCGCGCTACATGCTCTCGATGCTAGTGCGCCAGTGGCGTCTGATGCGCGGAGCCATCAGCCCGTATGAAGCTGAGGTTCCACGTCTCTGGCTGGTGATCGAATGGAGCAATATCCTGGGCAAACTGCGCGCCCTCAGGGCCACGCGCCTGATGCGCACCGCCGAGCCTATCCTGGCGATGGATCGCGGTGCGTTGATCCGTGAGCTTTATGGAACAATCCGCGAATAA
- a CDS encoding class I SAM-dependent methyltransferase codes for MSLQQIKRQWDALGNLDPFWAMTGTNKFNAWDLEEFLKTGDHQVEQLLDHVKRYNVPYGHEWVLDFGCGVGRMARGFRRHFSYYVGLDISHSLIIKACNLYRSDTNSFFFVNTTPKLSLPLHHKFDFIHCWGVLHHIADQEIVLQYIEEFVRRLAENGLLVFTVLHELKLIYRIQIRRRLYAILSSLGIADTTLYRRLRLYPQQVHAIPQARVTAKLNTLGARILDITPNGSPKSSHQFWTYYVTGR; via the coding sequence ATGTCTTTGCAGCAGATCAAGCGGCAGTGGGATGCCCTCGGAAACCTGGACCCCTTCTGGGCGATGACCGGGACGAACAAGTTCAACGCCTGGGATCTTGAGGAGTTCCTCAAGACGGGGGATCATCAGGTTGAGCAGCTTCTTGACCACGTGAAACGATACAACGTGCCTTACGGCCATGAATGGGTGCTCGATTTCGGCTGCGGAGTCGGACGGATGGCTCGTGGCTTTCGCCGGCATTTCTCATACTATGTCGGATTAGACATTTCCCACAGCCTGATTATCAAGGCGTGCAATTTGTATAGATCAGATACAAATTCGTTTTTCTTTGTGAATACAACCCCTAAATTATCGTTACCTCTACACCATAAATTTGACTTCATCCACTGCTGGGGGGTTCTCCATCACATAGCTGATCAAGAGATCGTGCTACAGTATATCGAGGAGTTTGTGCGTCGCCTTGCCGAGAATGGCCTGCTCGTCTTTACGGTGTTGCATGAACTCAAACTTATCTATCGCATTCAGATCCGCCGCAGGTTGTATGCAATACTCAGCAGTCTGGGGATCGCGGATACAACGCTCTACCGGCGACTGAGACTGTATCCTCAGCAGGTTCACGCCATCCCTCAAGCCCGGGTCACTGCGAAGCTCAATACCCTTGGCGCACGAATCCTTGACATTACCCCCAACGGCTCGCCAAAGAGCTCACATCAATTCTGGACCTATTATGTGACGGGAAGATAA